The following nucleotide sequence is from Streptomyces sp. HUAS CB01.
TGCCAAGGCCGATGTGCGCCGCAAGGTGCGCGAGGGTGCCGAGCGCGAGATGAAGCAGCTGCGGGACCGTGCCCAGCGCGAGATCGACCGTCTCGACGAGGTGTGGACCCGGTTCAAGAACCTCAAGGTCCAGGACCTCGAGGGCGACGAGCTGCTCTACCGCGAGCTGCGTGACCGCTTCGGCACGTACTTCGACGGTTCGATGGGTGCCGCGGCGCTGCAGAAGCGCCTGGAGTCCTTCGACCTGGAGGAGGAGGCCGAGCGCCTCCGCGAGATCATCCGTACCGGCAAGGGCCAGAAGAAGACCCGTGCGCTCAAGCGCCTCAAGGTCGTCTCCGCCTTCCTGCAGACCAGCAACAGCCCCAAGGGCATGGTGCTGGACTGCGTCCCGGTGATCCCGCCGGACCTGCGTCCGATGGTGCAGCTGGACGGTGGCCGCTTCGCGACCTCCGACCTGAACGACCTGTACCGCCGGGTCATCAACCGGAACAACCGTCTGAAGCGTCTGCTCGACCTCGGTGCCCCCGAGATCATCGTGAACAACGAGAAGCGGATGCTCCAGGAGGCCGTCGACGCGCTGTTCGACAACGGCCGCCGCGGCCGTCCGGTCACCGGCCCGGGCAACCGCCCGCTGAAGTCCCTCAGCGACATGCTGAAGGGCAAGCAGGGCCGCTTCCGTCAGAACCTGCTCGGCAAGCGAGTCGACTACTCGGCGCGTTCCGTCATCGTCGTCGGCCCGCAGCTGAAGCTGCACCAGTGCGGTCTGCCCAAGGCCATGGCGCTGGAGCTCTTCAAGCCGTTCGTGATGAAGCGCCTGGTCGACCTGAACCACGCGCAGAACATCAAGTCGGCCAAGCGCATGGTCGAGCGCGGCCGCACCGTCGTGTACGACGTCCTCGAAGAGGTCATCGCCGAGCACCCGGTGCTGCTGAACCGTGCGCCCACGCTGCACCGCCTCGGCATCCAGGCCTTCGAGCCGCAGCTGGTCGAGGGCAAGGCCATCCAGATCCACCCGCTCGTCTGCACCGCGTTCAACGCGGACTTCGACGGTGACCAGATGGCCGTGCACCTGCCGCTGTCCGCGGAGGCGCAGGCCGAGGCCCGCATCCTGATGCTGTCCTCGAACAACATCCTCAAGCCGGCCGACGGCCGTCCCGTCACCATGCCGACCCAGGACATGGTGCTGGGCCTCTTCTTCCTCACCACGGACGAGGAGGAGCGCGAGGTGCGCGGCGAGGGCCGTGCGTTCAACTCCACCGCCGAGGCGATCATGGCGTTCGACGCCCGGGAGCTCTCGCTCCAGGCGAAGATCGACATCCGCTTCCCGATCGGCACCGTCCCGCCGCGTGGCTGGACCCCGCCGGTGGCGGAGGAGGGCGACGACTCGGGTGCCGCGGAGTGGCAGCAGGGCGACAGCTTCCGGCTGACGACCACCCTGGGCCGCGCGCTCTTCAACGAGCTGCTGCCCGAGGACTACCCGTTCGTCGACTACACGGTCGGCAAGAAGCAGCTCTCCGAGATCGTCAACGACCTCGCCGAGCGCTACCCGAAGGTCATCGTGGCGGCGACGCTCGACAACCTGAAGGCGGCCGGCTTCTACTGGGCGACCCGTTCCGGTGTCACCGTGGCCATCTCCGACGTCGTCGTTCCCGAGGCGAAGAAGGAGATCGTCGCGGGCTACGAGGCGCAGGACGAGAAGGTCCAGAAGCAGTACGAGCGCGGTCTGATCACCAAGGACGAGCGCACGCAGGAGCTCATCGCGATCTGGACCAAGGCGACCAACGAGGTCGCCGAGGCGATGAACGAGAACTTCCCGAAGACCAACCCCATCTTCATGATGGTCAACTCGGGTGCTCGCGGAAACATGATGCAGATGCGTCAGATCGCCGGTATGCGCGGTCTGGTGTCGAACGCCAAGAACGAGACGATCCCGCGTCCGATCAAGGCGTCCTTCCGTGAGGGTCTCTCCGTGCTGGAGTACTTCATCTCCACGCACGGTGCCCGTAAGGGTCTCGCCGACACCGCCCTGCGTACGGCCGACTCGGGTTACCTGACCCGTCGTCTGGTCGACGTCTCGCAGGACGTCATCATCCGCGAGGAGGACTGCGGCACCGACCGCGGTCTGAAGCTGCGGATCGCCGAGCGGGGCGCCGACGGTGTCCTGCGCAAGGCGGAGGACGTCGAGACGTCGGTGTACGCGCGGATGCTCGCAGAGGACGTCGTCGTGGACGGCAAGGTCATCGCGCCGGCCAACGTCGACCTCGGTGACGTGCTGATCGACGCGCTCGTCGCGGCGGGCGTCGAGGAGGTCAAGACCCGCTCGGTCCTGACCTGTGAGTCCGCGGTCGGTACGTGCGCGTACTGCTACGGCCGTTCGCTCGCCACCGGCAAGCTGGTCGACATCGGTGAGGCGGTCGGCATCATCGCCGCCCAGTCCATCGGCGAGCCCGGTACCCAGCTGACGATGCGTACCTTCCACACCGGTGGTGTGGCCGGTGACGACATCACCCAGGGTCTGCCGCGTGTCGTCGAGCTCTTCGAGGCCCGTACCCCGAAGGGTGTCGCCCCGATCTCCGAGGTCGCCGGCATCGTCCGGGTCGAGGAGACCGAGAAGACCAAGAAGATCGTCATCACCCCGGACGACGGCAGCGACGAGGCGGCCTACCCGATCTCGAAGCGCGCCAAGCTCCTGGTGCGGGACGGCGACCACGTGGAGGTGGGCCAGAAGCTCACCTTCGGTGCCACCAACCCGCACGACGTGCTGCGGATCCTCGGCCAGCGCGCTGTCCAGGTCCACCTGGTCGGCGAGGTCCAGAAGGTCTACAACTCGCAGGGTGTGTCGATCCACGACAAGCACATCGAGATCATCATCCGGCAGATGCTGCGCCGTGTGACGATCATCGAGTCCGGCGACGCGGAGCTGCTGCCGGGCGAGCTGGTCGAGCGCTCGAAGTTCGAGCACGAGAACCGTCGTGTGGTCCAGGAAGGCGGCCACCCGGCCTCCGGCCGTCCGCAGCTGATGGGTATCACCAAGGCCTCGCTGGCGACCGAGTCGTGGCTGTCGGCGGCGTCCTTCCAGGAGACGACCAGGGTCCTCACCGACGCGGCGATCAACGCCAAGTCGGACTCCCTGATCGGCCTCAAGGAGAACGTCATCATCGGTAAGCTCATCCCGGCCGGTACGGGCCTCGCCCGCTACCGCAACATCCGGGTCGAGCCGACCGAGGAGGCCAAGGCCGCGATGTACTCGGCCGTCGGCTACGACGACATCGACTACTCGCCGTTCGGCACCGGCTCCGGCCAGGCCGTTCCGCTGGAGGACTACGACTACGGTCCGTACAACCAGTAAGGCGAACGTCTGACGTCAGGGGCGGTCACCCTCCGGGGTGGCCGCCCTTCGGCGTTCGACCGCCGCCCCGGGTGAAGTTCCCCGTGGTGCCGTCCACTGAGGGCGTGTCGCGCACCGGGGTCGCGAGCCGCTCGCGGCCCGCTGACGGGCGCTCGGCGTCGGGGGGCGGGCGCGGCTCAGGTCCGGAGCGTGCGCCGGCGGAGCCTCCCGGTGCGCCTTCGCGGCGCGGTCCTGGGCCGGCACCGAACCGCCGGCGGTTTCGGCCCCGCGCGCCTCCACACCGCTCTCACGTGGGGGTTTCTCCGCCGTCGAGCGGCTGCGCGCGGTGCGCGCGGAGGCCGGGGCGTCGAGCGGGGGGAGAGAAGTTCCAAGGGGCGCGGCACAATGGATTCGAGGGCGCAGGCGGCCCGTGTGGACATCTGGCGAAAGTCCGGAGTGTCGGGCGGGCTCCATTTGTTTTGACCGAAGTCGGTGAGGTAGGTACGCTCAGACCTTGTGCCTGGGGTGTGCCTGGGCTCATGTGCGTGTCCTCAGCCGCACAGCGAGCCAAGACCGGCCACCGTAATCTGCGCCTTTTCCGCCTTCGGCGGGGGTCCGCAGTATTCGACACACCCGACCGCGTGGGTCGGCGACGTTCCAGGTTAGCTTTACTACACGGCACACAGAAACCGGAGAAGTAGTGCCTACGATCCAGCAGCTGGTCCGGAAGGGCCGGCAGGACAAGGTCGAGAAGAACAAGACGCCCGCACTCGAGGGTTCCCCTCAGCGTCGCGGCGTCTGCACGCGTGTGTTCACGACCACCCCGAAGAAGCCGAACTCGGCCCTCCGTAAGGTCGCGCGTGTGCGTCTGACCTCGGGCATCGAGGTCACGGCCTACATTCCGGGTGAGGGACACAACCTGCAGGAGCACTCCATCGTGCTCGTGCGTGGTGGCCGTGTGAAGGACCTGCCGGGTGTTCGCTACAAGATCATCCGCGGTTCCCTCGACACCCAGGGTGTCAAGAACCGCAAGCAGGCCCGCAGCCGCTACGGCGCCAAGAAGGAGAAGTAAGAATGCCTCGTAAGGGCCCCGCCCCGAAGCGCCCGGTCATCATCGACCCGGTCTACGGTTCTCCTCTGGTGACCTCGCTGATCAACAAGATCCTGCTGAACGGCAAGCGTTCCACCGCCGAGCGCATCGTCTACGGCGCCATGGAAGGCCTCCGTGAGAAGACCGGGGCCGACCCGGTCATCACGCTGAAGCGCGCTCTCGAGAACGTCAAGCCGTCCCTCGAGGTCAAGTCCCGCCGTGTCGGTGGCGCCACCTACCAGGTGCCGATCGAGGTCAAGCCCGGTCGCGCCTCCACCCTCGCGCTGCGCTGGGTCGTCGGGTACTCCCGCGCCCGCCGCGAGAAGACCATGACCGAGCGCCTCATGAACGAACTGCTCGACGCCTCGAACGGCCTCGGTGCTTCGGTCAAGAAGCGCGAGGACACGCACAAGATGGCCGAGTCCAACAAGGCCTTCGCGCACTACCGCTGGTAGTCGCTACCCACATCGAGAACCGAGAGAAGACTGAGCCTTATGGCCACCACTTCGCTTGACCTGGCCAAGGTCCGCAACATCGGGATCATGGCCCACATCGACGCGGGCAAGACGACGACCACCGAGCGCATCCTGTTCTACACCGGTGTCTCGTACAAGATCGGTGAGGTCCACGACGGCGCTGCCACGATGGACTGGATGGAGCAGGAGCAGGAGCGCGGCATCACGATCACGTCCGCCGCGACGACCTGTCACTGGCCGCTCGAGGACGTCGACCACACCATCAACATCATCGACACCCCGGGCCACGTCGACTTCACCGTCGAGGTGGAGCGTTCCCTGCGTGTGCTCGACGGTGCCGTGACGGTGTTCGACGGTGTCGCCGGTGTCGAGCCGCAGTCCGAGACCGTGTGGCGTCAGGCCGACCGGTACGGCGTTCCGCGCATCTGCTTCGTGAACAAGCTCGACCGCACCGGTGCCGAGTTCCACCGCTGCGTCGACATGATCAGCGACCGCCTGGGTGCGCAGCCGATCGTCATGCAGCTCCCGATCGGTGCCGAGGCGGACTTCAAGGGCGTCATCGACCTGGTCCGCATGAAGGCCCTGGTCTGGTCCGCCGAGGCCGCCAAGGGCGAGATGTACGACGTCGTCGACATCCCGGACACCCACACCGAGGCTGCCGAGGAGTACCGCGGCAAGCTGCTCGAGGCCGTGGCCGAGAACGACGAAGAGATCATGGAGCTGTACCTCGAGGGCCAGGAGCCCACCGAGGAGCAGCTGTACGCCGCGATCCGTCGTATCACCATCGCCTCCGGCAAGGGCAAGGGCACCACGGTCACCCCGGTGTTCTGCGGCACCGCGTTCAAGAACAAGGGCGTGCAGCCCCTGCTCGACGCGGTCGTCCGTTACCTGCCGTCGCCGCTCGACGTCGAGGCCATCGAGGGCCACGACGTCAAGGACGCCGAGCAGATCGTCCGCCGCAAGCCGTCGGACGACGAGCCGCTGTCGGCGCTGGCGTTCAAGATCATGAGCGACCCGCACCTCGGCAAGCTCACCTTCGTGCGCATCTACTCCGGCCGTCTGGAGTCCGGCACCGCGGTGCTGAACTCCGTGAAGGGCCGCAAGGAGCGCATCGGCAAGATCTACCGCATGCACGCCAACAAGCGTGAGGAGATCGAGTCGGTGGGCGCCGGCGACATCGTCGCCGTCATGGGTCTGAAGCAGACCACCACCGGTGAGACGCTCGCGGACGAGAAGAACCCGGTCATCCTGGAGTCCATGGACTTCCCGGCGCCGGTCATCGAGGTCGCGATCGAGCCCAAGTCCAAGGGCGACCAGGAGAAGCTGGGTGTCGCCATCCAGCGTCTCGCGGAGGAGGACCCCTCCTTCCAGGTGCACACCAACGAGGAGACCGGCCAGACCGTCATCGGCGGTATGGGCGAGCTTCACCTCGAGGTGCTGGTCGACCGGATGAAGCGCGAGTTCCGCGTCGAGGCCAACGTCGGCAAGCCGCAGGTCGCGTACCGCGAGACCATCCGCAAGTCGGTGGACCGCGTGGACTACACCCACAAGAAGCAGACCGGTGGTACCGGTCAGTTCGCCAAGGTGCAGATCGCGATCGAGCCGATCGAGGGTGGCGACGCCGCCTACGAGTTCGTGAACAAGGTCACCGGTGGCCGCATCCCGAAGGAGTACATCCCTTCCGTGGACGCCGGCTGCCAGGAGGCGATGTCGTTCGGCATCCTCGCCGGCTACGAGATGACGGGCGTCCGCGTCATTCTTCTCGACGGTGCCTTCCACGAGGTCGACTCCTCCGAGCTCGCGTTCAAGATCGCCGGTTCGCAGGCCTTCAAGGAGGCCGCGCGCAAGGCGTCCCCGGTTCTCCTCGAGCCGATGATGGCCGTTGAGGTCACCACGCCCGAGGACTACATGGGCGATGTCATCGGTGACATCAACTCCCGCCGTGGCCAGATCCAGGCCATGGAGGAGCGTGCCGGTGCCCGTGTCGTCAAGGGCCTGGTGCCGCTGTCGGAGATGTTCGGCTACGTCGGCGACCTCCGCAGCAAGACCTCGGGTCGCGCAAGCTACTCGATGCAGTTCGACTCCTACGCCGAGGTTCCGCGGAACGTCGCCGAGGAGATCATCGCGAAGGCCAAGGGCGAGTAACTCACCCGAGTACACGCTTTAGGCTTGACGCCGAACCGTCGGGACGTTCCCCGCGAACCCGTGAGGCTCGCCCCGGCGGTCGGCACCACCAGCAAAGATCACCCTGGCGCCGATGAGTAAGGCGTACAGAACCACTCCACAGGAGGACCCCAGTGGCGAAGGCGAAGTTCGAGCGGACTAAGCCGCACGTCAACATCGGCACCATCGGTCACATCGACCACGGTAAGACGACCCTCACGGCCGCCATTACCAAGGTGCTGCACGACGCGTTCCCGGACCTGAACGAGGCCTCGGCGTTCGACCAGATCGACAAGGCTCCTGAGGAGCGCCAGCGCGGTATCACCATCTCCATCGCGCACGTCGAGTACCAGACCGAGTCGCGTCACTACGCCCACGTCGACTGCCCCGGTCACGCGGACTACATCAAGAACATGATCACCGGTGCCGCCCAGATGGACGGCGCCATCCTCGTGGTCGCCGCCACCGACGGCCCGATGCCGCAGACCAAGGAGCACGTGCTCCTGGCCCGCCAGGTCGGCGTTCCGTACATCGTCGTCGCCCTGAACAAGGCCGACATGGTGGACGACGAGGAGATCCTGGAGCTCGTCGAGCTCGAGGTGCGTGAGCTCCTCTCCGAGTACGAGTTCCCGGGCGACGACGTTCCGGTCGTCAAGGTCTCGGCGCTCAAGGCTCTCGAGGGCGACAAGGAGTGGGGCCAGTCGGTCCTGAACCTGATGGCCGCCGTCGACGAGGCGATCCCGCAGCCCGAGCGCGACGTCGACAAGCCGTTCCTGATGCCGATCGAGGACGTCTTCACGATCACCGGTCGTGGCACGGTCGTCACCGGTCGTATCGAGCGTGGTGTCCTGAAGGTCAACGAGACCGTCGACATCGTGGGCATCAAGCAGGAGAAGACCACCACCACGGTCACCGGCATCGAGATGTTCCGCAAGCTGCTCGACGAGGGCCAGGCCGGTGAGAACGTCGGTCTGCTCCTCCG
It contains:
- a CDS encoding DNA-directed RNA polymerase subunit beta' gives rise to the protein MLDVNFFDELRIGLATADDIRQWSHGEVKKPETINYRTLKPEKDGLFCEKIFGPTRDWECYCGKYKRVRFKGIICERCGVEVTRAKVRRERMGHIELAAPVTHIWYFKGVPSRLGYLLDLAPKDLEKVIYFAAYMITYVDEERRTRDLPSLEAHISVERQQIENRRDADLEARAKKLEADLAELEAEGAKADVRRKVREGAEREMKQLRDRAQREIDRLDEVWTRFKNLKVQDLEGDELLYRELRDRFGTYFDGSMGAAALQKRLESFDLEEEAERLREIIRTGKGQKKTRALKRLKVVSAFLQTSNSPKGMVLDCVPVIPPDLRPMVQLDGGRFATSDLNDLYRRVINRNNRLKRLLDLGAPEIIVNNEKRMLQEAVDALFDNGRRGRPVTGPGNRPLKSLSDMLKGKQGRFRQNLLGKRVDYSARSVIVVGPQLKLHQCGLPKAMALELFKPFVMKRLVDLNHAQNIKSAKRMVERGRTVVYDVLEEVIAEHPVLLNRAPTLHRLGIQAFEPQLVEGKAIQIHPLVCTAFNADFDGDQMAVHLPLSAEAQAEARILMLSSNNILKPADGRPVTMPTQDMVLGLFFLTTDEEEREVRGEGRAFNSTAEAIMAFDARELSLQAKIDIRFPIGTVPPRGWTPPVAEEGDDSGAAEWQQGDSFRLTTTLGRALFNELLPEDYPFVDYTVGKKQLSEIVNDLAERYPKVIVAATLDNLKAAGFYWATRSGVTVAISDVVVPEAKKEIVAGYEAQDEKVQKQYERGLITKDERTQELIAIWTKATNEVAEAMNENFPKTNPIFMMVNSGARGNMMQMRQIAGMRGLVSNAKNETIPRPIKASFREGLSVLEYFISTHGARKGLADTALRTADSGYLTRRLVDVSQDVIIREEDCGTDRGLKLRIAERGADGVLRKAEDVETSVYARMLAEDVVVDGKVIAPANVDLGDVLIDALVAAGVEEVKTRSVLTCESAVGTCAYCYGRSLATGKLVDIGEAVGIIAAQSIGEPGTQLTMRTFHTGGVAGDDITQGLPRVVELFEARTPKGVAPISEVAGIVRVEETEKTKKIVITPDDGSDEAAYPISKRAKLLVRDGDHVEVGQKLTFGATNPHDVLRILGQRAVQVHLVGEVQKVYNSQGVSIHDKHIEIIIRQMLRRVTIIESGDAELLPGELVERSKFEHENRRVVQEGGHPASGRPQLMGITKASLATESWLSAASFQETTRVLTDAAINAKSDSLIGLKENVIIGKLIPAGTGLARYRNIRVEPTEEAKAAMYSAVGYDDIDYSPFGTGSGQAVPLEDYDYGPYNQ
- the rpsL gene encoding 30S ribosomal protein S12; protein product: MPTIQQLVRKGRQDKVEKNKTPALEGSPQRRGVCTRVFTTTPKKPNSALRKVARVRLTSGIEVTAYIPGEGHNLQEHSIVLVRGGRVKDLPGVRYKIIRGSLDTQGVKNRKQARSRYGAKKEK
- the rpsG gene encoding 30S ribosomal protein S7, producing MPRKGPAPKRPVIIDPVYGSPLVTSLINKILLNGKRSTAERIVYGAMEGLREKTGADPVITLKRALENVKPSLEVKSRRVGGATYQVPIEVKPGRASTLALRWVVGYSRARREKTMTERLMNELLDASNGLGASVKKREDTHKMAESNKAFAHYRW
- the fusA gene encoding elongation factor G, producing MATTSLDLAKVRNIGIMAHIDAGKTTTTERILFYTGVSYKIGEVHDGAATMDWMEQEQERGITITSAATTCHWPLEDVDHTINIIDTPGHVDFTVEVERSLRVLDGAVTVFDGVAGVEPQSETVWRQADRYGVPRICFVNKLDRTGAEFHRCVDMISDRLGAQPIVMQLPIGAEADFKGVIDLVRMKALVWSAEAAKGEMYDVVDIPDTHTEAAEEYRGKLLEAVAENDEEIMELYLEGQEPTEEQLYAAIRRITIASGKGKGTTVTPVFCGTAFKNKGVQPLLDAVVRYLPSPLDVEAIEGHDVKDAEQIVRRKPSDDEPLSALAFKIMSDPHLGKLTFVRIYSGRLESGTAVLNSVKGRKERIGKIYRMHANKREEIESVGAGDIVAVMGLKQTTTGETLADEKNPVILESMDFPAPVIEVAIEPKSKGDQEKLGVAIQRLAEEDPSFQVHTNEETGQTVIGGMGELHLEVLVDRMKREFRVEANVGKPQVAYRETIRKSVDRVDYTHKKQTGGTGQFAKVQIAIEPIEGGDAAYEFVNKVTGGRIPKEYIPSVDAGCQEAMSFGILAGYEMTGVRVILLDGAFHEVDSSELAFKIAGSQAFKEAARKASPVLLEPMMAVEVTTPEDYMGDVIGDINSRRGQIQAMEERAGARVVKGLVPLSEMFGYVGDLRSKTSGRASYSMQFDSYAEVPRNVAEEIIAKAKGE
- the tuf gene encoding elongation factor Tu — translated: MAKAKFERTKPHVNIGTIGHIDHGKTTLTAAITKVLHDAFPDLNEASAFDQIDKAPEERQRGITISIAHVEYQTESRHYAHVDCPGHADYIKNMITGAAQMDGAILVVAATDGPMPQTKEHVLLARQVGVPYIVVALNKADMVDDEEILELVELEVRELLSEYEFPGDDVPVVKVSALKALEGDKEWGQSVLNLMAAVDEAIPQPERDVDKPFLMPIEDVFTITGRGTVVTGRIERGVLKVNETVDIVGIKQEKTTTTVTGIEMFRKLLDEGQAGENVGLLLRGIKREDVERGQVIIKPGSVTPHTEFEAQAYILSKDEGGRHTPFFNNYRPQFYFRTTDVTGVVTLPEGTEMVMPGDNTTMSVQLIQPVAMEEGLKFAIREGGRTVGAGQVTKIVK